The proteins below come from a single Methanotorris formicicus Mc-S-70 genomic window:
- a CDS encoding DNA double-strand break repair nuclease NurA, with amino-acid sequence MDLSIILKKKGVIRKKIEELENKNLNVNDYWVECDFNNPKDLFFGGGDGSFNNIDYISYSLYMIGSISYLHRVGEKIERAKSSYDIDIIQPYVSVRDRLRLYMLTMELKNALWTLENKGVDYYLIDGSLYSLLIQTHTYGSKYVDVEEIYNNYSKEIKNLIEEEIKSGDIRITSNNIEVEDKNEKIVLEQVEYIITFLELLKKYKDRLIGISKTSKINIYFKNALMPDIAVFSKNTKNSGYSIPISIENLKKEMEEIEEMEKNSNKLKRKHDYLKRIINNIEYINKFENVLDNLYLQFVRLENNKGILGISSLKPIDEHVLSSLREISVNGYPYILKKSHENVEITDDALEMCAKILKINETVDRYLLKKQRRMGL; translated from the coding sequence ATGGATTTATCCATAATTTTAAAAAAGAAAGGGGTTATAAGGAAAAAAATTGAGGAATTGGAAAACAAAAATTTAAATGTTAACGATTATTGGGTTGAGTGTGATTTTAATAACCCAAAGGATTTATTTTTTGGTGGAGGGGACGGAAGTTTTAACAATATTGATTATATTTCCTACTCGTTGTATATGATTGGGAGTATCTCCTATTTGCATAGAGTTGGTGAAAAGATAGAGAGGGCAAAATCCAGTTATGATATTGATATTATACAACCATATGTTTCTGTTAGAGATAGATTAAGACTCTATATGCTAACAATGGAATTGAAAAATGCACTATGGACTTTAGAAAATAAGGGTGTTGATTACTATTTAATTGATGGCTCGCTATATTCTCTTTTAATCCAAACACACACCTATGGTTCAAAATACGTGGATGTTGAAGAGATATACAATAATTATAGCAAAGAAATAAAGAATTTAATTGAAGAGGAAATTAAAAGTGGGGATATTCGCATAACATCAAATAATATTGAAGTTGAAGATAAAAATGAAAAAATTGTATTAGAGCAAGTTGAATACATAATAACTTTTTTGGAGTTGTTAAAAAAGTATAAGGATAGATTAATAGGCATCTCAAAAACTTCAAAGATAAACATATATTTCAAAAATGCACTAATGCCAGATATTGCAGTATTTTCAAAAAATACAAAAAATAGTGGATATTCAATACCGATAAGTATTGAAAATTTAAAAAAAGAGATGGAGGAAATAGAAGAAATGGAAAAAAATAGCAACAAACTCAAAAGAAAACATGATTACTTAAAAAGAATAATAAACAACATTGAATATATAAATAAATTTGAGAACGTTTTAGACAATCTCTACCTGCAATTTGTTAGGTTAGAGAATAATAAAGGTATCCTTGGAATCTCTTCATTAAAACCTATAGATGAACATGTACTATCAAGTTTAAGAGAAATCTCTGTAAACGGCTACCCATATATATTAAAAAAATCCCATGAAAATGTTGAGATAACGGATGATGCATTAGAGATGTGTGCAAAAATTCTAAAGATTAATGAGACTGTTGATAGGTATCTCCTCAAAAAGCAGAGAAGAATGGGTTTATGA
- a CDS encoding 30S ribosomal protein S6e, with protein sequence MAKFKVVVADPKEGKCYQMEVETDALIGKKIGDIVDGKIVGLEGYKLQITGGSDQCGFPMRPDVHGSGRVRILLSKGPGFKPKEKGERRRKTVRGNTISSDIVQVNTKIVEYGDKSVSELLGLGGGEE encoded by the coding sequence ATGGCAAAGTTTAAAGTTGTAGTTGCTGACCCAAAAGAAGGAAAATGCTACCAAATGGAAGTTGAAACAGATGCATTAATTGGGAAAAAGATTGGCGATATTGTAGATGGAAAAATCGTTGGATTGGAAGGATACAAGTTACAAATCACTGGTGGTTCTGACCAGTGTGGATTCCCAATGAGACCAGATGTTCACGGCAGTGGAAGAGTAAGAATCTTATTAAGTAAGGGCCCAGGATTTAAGCCAAAAGAAAAAGGTGAAAGAAGAAGAAAAACTGTAAGAGGAAATACAATATCAAGTGACATTGTTCAAGTAAACACAAAAATTGTTGAGTATGGGGACAAATCTGTCTCTGAATTATTAGGTTTAGGTGGAGGAGAAGAATAA
- a CDS encoding helix-turn-helix domain-containing protein yields MEKIAIHITGDIVLSENPGKAMKKWRELFNIPQIEVARYLGVTPSVVSDYEVGRRRNPGVGMIKKYVHALIEIDKEKGGHTLKALRRILDTPPSIKAILSIKEYENPITIEEFARTIDAKIAYGENLGNIIYGHTVVDSIKAILEMDGQDFLNLYGWTTERALVFTNVSSGRSPMVAIRVSNMKPRVVVFQGVQEIDALAIKLAEVENIPLLITKLDIRELLKRLSDIK; encoded by the coding sequence ATGGAAAAGATAGCAATACATATTACTGGGGATATAGTATTGTCAGAGAATCCTGGAAAGGCAATGAAGAAGTGGCGGGAACTCTTTAACATCCCGCAAATTGAGGTAGCAAGATATTTAGGGGTTACTCCCTCTGTTGTAAGTGATTATGAAGTTGGGAGAAGGAGAAATCCTGGAGTTGGAATGATAAAAAAATACGTCCATGCTTTGATTGAGATAGATAAGGAAAAGGGAGGACACACCCTTAAAGCATTGAGAAGAATATTGGATACCCCTCCATCTATAAAGGCAATACTTTCCATTAAAGAATATGAGAATCCAATAACTATTGAAGAATTTGCCAGAACAATTGATGCAAAAATTGCATATGGAGAAAATTTGGGCAATATCATTTACGGGCATACTGTTGTAGATAGCATAAAGGCAATCCTTGAAATGGATGGGCAGGATTTTTTAAACCTCTATGGCTGGACTACTGAGAGGGCTTTGGTATTTACAAATGTCTCTTCTGGAAGGAGTCCAATGGTTGCTATAAGAGTTAGTAACATGAAGCCAAGGGTTGTTGTTTTCCAAGGAGTTCAAGAGATAGATGCACTTGCCATAAAATTGGCTGAGGTTGAGAATATTCCCCTACTAATCACCAAATTGGATATAAGAGAGTTATTAAAAAGATTGTCTGATATTAAATAG
- the hemC gene encoding hydroxymethylbilane synthase, which translates to MKVIIGTRGSKLALTQTYQVADLLKNEGVETEIKIIKTFGDKIQNKKLSELGIGVFTKELDLAMLNNEIDIAVHSLKDVPTVWNENLIIAAMPKRESYHDLIIWNKDNEKVEGFLNGKEKIVVGTSSIRRKEFLKIMYPNIEIKLLRGNVDTRLNKLRNNEYDAIVLAEAGIRRLKINLNEEFNFKRLNILPSPAQGAIGIAVRKNDWEIIDILKKINDKKTFLEVTAERFALREYGGGCQAPFGSLAKYDEKLKKLELECAVVEDGKIKREKKEISCSIDDVERAKKLGMEVGMLLK; encoded by the coding sequence TTGAAGGTAATTATTGGGACGAGAGGAAGTAAGCTAGCATTAACTCAAACATACCAAGTTGCTGATTTACTAAAAAATGAAGGGGTGGAAACTGAGATTAAAATAATAAAGACTTTTGGAGACAAGATTCAAAATAAAAAACTTTCTGAATTGGGGATTGGTGTTTTTACAAAAGAACTTGATTTGGCAATGTTAAATAACGAGATAGATATAGCAGTTCATAGTTTAAAAGACGTCCCAACTGTATGGAATGAGAATTTAATAATCGCCGCAATGCCTAAGAGGGAAAGTTATCATGATTTGATTATTTGGAATAAAGATAATGAAAAAGTTGAGGGATTTTTGAATGGAAAGGAAAAAATTGTTGTTGGAACATCAAGTATAAGAAGGAAAGAATTTTTAAAGATAATGTATCCAAACATTGAGATAAAACTTTTAAGAGGAAATGTCGATACACGTTTGAATAAGTTGAGAAACAATGAATACGATGCCATCGTCTTAGCAGAGGCAGGAATAAGAAGGCTTAAAATAAATTTAAATGAGGAATTTAACTTTAAGAGATTAAATATATTACCATCCCCTGCCCAAGGGGCTATAGGTATAGCAGTAAGGAAGAATGATTGGGAAATCATAGATATCTTGAAAAAGATAAATGATAAAAAAACTTTCTTAGAAGTTACTGCTGAAAGATTTGCCTTAAGGGAGTATGGTGGGGGCTGTCAGGCTCCGTTTGGATCTCTTGCAAAATATGATGAGAAATTGAAAAAGTTAGAACTTGAATGTGCTGTTGTAGAGGATGGAAAAATTAAAAGAGAAAAAAAAGAAATTAGTTGTAGTATTGATGATGTTGAACGTGCAAAAAAACTTGGTATGGAAGTTGGGATGTTGTTGAAATAA
- a CDS encoding beta-propeller domain-containing protein, whose product MKNLITFGISILLILSLICGCFEKDKEEIKEKNWDFKLTPAESKLKFEEFKNNLEGDGYYVGGLRYTGEQAVAVSDAKSTGVKESERYSETNVQVKDVDEADILKTNGKIIVFSHRKSYLINPLPPEEAGVINNISQSGNLYLINNTLIIIGRHKIISYDVSNPKYPKIIWQMNLNGSYIDSRLYNNTIYLVVRKNSVECPIIWNGYRIGYDKYYIPIPPPIYIRNFDITYIIGKINIEDGKVESSIAITSSYRTTLYMSKNNLYFAYHLKTNEEKLMLEFLKENAGKYFPEDVVDKIKRVIENKDFGERAKFIEITETINKYLNSLPSEDRHNLMKNLQNDFENYLEEHWEEYELTGIVKVNLDNFEVKSGKVSGHLLNNFAMDEYKGYLRVATTIGDWRFKDRMTNNIFVLDENLNVVGKLTGLEKGERIYAVRFMGDKAYVVTYKETDPLLVIDLRYPKDPKVLGKLKIPGYSTYLHPIGNNLFIGIGRDDDGKLKISLFDISDLENPKEIDKYKLDEYWSPTLRDYHAFLWDEKYKIFFFPVNKHAYIFKVENNEIMMVKDDVHKTIVLRSLFINNYLYTFSPLEMHILDENTWKLIKNIEFDSIYFRK is encoded by the coding sequence ATGAAAAATTTAATAACTTTTGGGATATCCATACTATTGATTTTATCCCTAATTTGTGGTTGTTTTGAGAAGGATAAAGAAGAAATAAAGGAAAAAAATTGGGACTTTAAACTAACTCCCGCTGAATCTAAACTAAAATTTGAAGAGTTTAAGAATAATCTTGAGGGAGATGGATACTATGTTGGAGGACTTAGGTATACAGGTGAACAGGCAGTGGCAGTATCTGATGCAAAGTCTACTGGTGTTAAAGAATCAGAAAGATACTCGGAAACGAATGTTCAAGTTAAGGATGTTGACGAAGCAGACATATTAAAAACAAATGGGAAAATTATAGTTTTTTCTCATAGAAAGAGTTATTTAATTAATCCCTTACCACCAGAGGAGGCAGGGGTAATAAACAATATCTCCCAAAGTGGAAATCTCTATTTGATAAATAACACATTGATAATTATTGGTAGGCATAAAATAATCTCTTATGATGTTTCAAATCCAAAATATCCAAAAATAATTTGGCAGATGAACTTAAATGGAAGTTATATAGATTCAAGGTTATACAACAACACAATATACTTAGTTGTTAGAAAAAACTCTGTTGAATGCCCAATTATATGGAATGGATATAGAATCGGATATGATAAATACTACATCCCCATACCTCCTCCAATCTACATAAGGAATTTTGATATAACCTATATAATAGGCAAAATAAATATAGAAGATGGAAAGGTTGAAAGCTCAATAGCAATTACTAGTTCTTACAGAACAACCTTATACATGTCAAAGAATAACCTATACTTTGCTTACCATCTAAAAACAAATGAAGAGAAACTAATGCTTGAGTTTTTAAAAGAAAATGCAGGCAAATATTTCCCAGAAGACGTGGTTGATAAGATAAAAAGAGTCATTGAAAATAAGGACTTCGGAGAGAGGGCAAAATTTATTGAAATAACCGAAACCATCAACAAATATCTAAACTCACTACCATCTGAAGATAGACACAACTTAATGAAAAATTTGCAGAATGATTTTGAAAATTATTTGGAAGAACACTGGGAAGAATATGAACTCACTGGGATAGTTAAAGTTAACTTAGATAACTTTGAAGTGAAGAGTGGAAAAGTTAGTGGGCATCTTTTAAATAACTTTGCAATGGACGAATATAAAGGATATTTAAGAGTAGCAACAACTATTGGAGATTGGAGATTCAAGGATAGAATGACCAATAATATCTTTGTTTTAGATGAAAATCTAAATGTTGTTGGAAAACTCACGGGATTAGAAAAAGGGGAAAGGATTTATGCAGTTAGGTTTATGGGAGATAAGGCTTATGTAGTAACCTATAAAGAAACAGATCCATTGTTGGTTATTGATTTGAGATATCCAAAAGATCCAAAAGTTTTGGGCAAATTAAAAATTCCCGGATATTCAACTTACCTACATCCAATTGGAAATAACTTATTTATTGGTATCGGTAGGGATGATGATGGAAAATTAAAGATTTCTTTGTTTGATATTTCTGATTTGGAGAATCCAAAAGAGATTGATAAGTACAAATTGGATGAGTATTGGAGCCCTACGTTGAGAGATTATCATGCATTTCTATGGGATGAAAAATATAAAATCTTCTTCTTTCCAGTTAATAAGCATGCTTATATATTTAAAGTTGAGAATAATGAGATAATGATGGTTAAAGATGACGTACATAAAACCATCGTTTTAAGATCTTTGTTTATAAACAACTACTTATATACATTCTCTCCATTGGAGATGCACATTTTAGATGAAAATACTTGGAAATTGATTAAGAATATAGAGTTCGATAGCATTTATTTTAGGAAGTAA
- a CDS encoding diphthine--ammonia ligase: MKVASLYSGGKDSTYALWWALHQGWEVKYLVNVISKNKESYMFHIPNVELTDLISESVGIPLVRVYTKGEKEKEVLDLKKVLEKLDIDGVVSGALASEYQRTRIDHICEEIGIKSFAPLWHKNQELILRDVAKFFDVRIVGVSAYGLGKEWLGKRITEENIDKLLKICEKYQINKAFEGGEAETFVFDAPFFKKRIEVVDYEIIWDGISGVYIVKDAKLVDK, translated from the coding sequence ATGAAGGTTGCTTCTCTGTATTCAGGAGGAAAAGATTCAACCTATGCTCTTTGGTGGGCATTACATCAAGGTTGGGAAGTTAAGTATTTGGTAAATGTCATTTCAAAAAATAAAGAGAGTTACATGTTCCACATTCCAAACGTTGAACTCACGGATCTTATTTCTGAAAGTGTTGGTATTCCTTTGGTAAGGGTTTATACAAAAGGGGAAAAAGAGAAAGAGGTATTAGATTTAAAAAAGGTTTTAGAGAAGTTAGATATAGATGGAGTTGTGAGTGGAGCATTGGCAAGCGAATACCAAAGAACAAGAATCGACCATATATGTGAAGAGATTGGGATAAAATCCTTTGCTCCCTTATGGCATAAAAATCAGGAGTTGATTTTAAGAGATGTTGCAAAGTTCTTTGATGTTAGGATAGTGGGGGTTTCTGCCTATGGTTTAGGGAAGGAATGGCTTGGTAAAAGGATTACGGAAGAGAATATTGATAAATTATTAAAGATTTGTGAAAAATACCAAATAAATAAGGCATTTGAAGGGGGGGAAGCGGAGACATTTGTATTTGATGCACCATTTTTTAAAAAGAGGATTGAAGTGGTTGATTATGAAATTATTTGGGATGGTATAAGTGGGGTTTATATTGTTAAGGATGCCAAATTGGTGGATAAATGA
- a CDS encoding hydroxymethylglutaryl-CoA synthase, translating to MKVGIVGYGAYIPKYRIKVEEIARVWGKNAESIKKGLVVNEKSVPSPDEDTATIAVAAARNALKRAGIEGKKIGAIYVGSESHPYAVKPTSTIVAEAIEATPDLTSADLEFACKAGTAGIQMCMGLVGSGIIEYGLGIGADTAQGAPGDALEYTAAAGGAAYIIGNKKDELIAIFNGTYSFTTDTPDFWRREGQPYPRHGGRFTGEPAYFKHVLSAAKGLMEKMGTTPEDYDYCVFHQPNGKFYIKAAKTLGFKEEQYKNGLLTPYLGNTYSGAVPLGLSNILDNAKEGDRILAVSYGSGAGSDAFDLTVTKRIEEVKDKAPKTMEMLNDKIYIDYATYVKFRGKIKM from the coding sequence ATGAAAGTGGGAATTGTTGGTTATGGAGCATACATTCCAAAGTATAGGATAAAGGTTGAAGAGATTGCAAGGGTTTGGGGAAAAAATGCAGAGAGTATAAAAAAGGGATTAGTTGTCAATGAAAAAAGTGTCCCAAGTCCTGATGAAGATACAGCAACAATAGCAGTTGCAGCAGCAAGAAATGCCTTAAAAAGGGCAGGGATTGAGGGGAAGAAAATTGGGGCTATCTATGTGGGGAGTGAAAGCCACCCTTATGCTGTAAAACCAACATCAACCATTGTGGCAGAGGCAATTGAGGCAACTCCTGACTTAACATCTGCTGATTTGGAGTTTGCATGTAAGGCAGGAACTGCAGGCATTCAAATGTGCATGGGGTTAGTCGGGAGTGGAATTATTGAATATGGTTTAGGTATTGGGGCAGATACTGCCCAAGGAGCCCCAGGGGATGCATTGGAATATACAGCAGCAGCAGGGGGAGCGGCATATATAATTGGAAACAAGAAGGATGAGTTAATTGCTATTTTTAATGGAACCTACTCATTTACAACAGATACGCCGGACTTTTGGAGAAGAGAAGGGCAACCATACCCGAGACATGGGGGGAGATTTACTGGAGAGCCTGCCTATTTTAAGCATGTTTTGAGTGCAGCAAAAGGGCTAATGGAAAAGATGGGAACAACACCAGAGGATTATGATTACTGTGTTTTCCACCAACCAAATGGAAAATTCTACATAAAAGCAGCAAAAACGCTTGGATTTAAAGAAGAGCAATACAAAAATGGATTGTTAACTCCTTACTTAGGAAACACATATTCAGGAGCAGTTCCTTTGGGATTATCCAATATATTAGATAATGCAAAAGAAGGAGATAGGATTTTGGCTGTCTCTTATGGAAGTGGGGCAGGAAGTGATGCATTTGACTTAACTGTAACAAAGAGAATTGAGGAAGTTAAAGATAAAGCCCCAAAAACAATGGAAATGCTTAACGATAAGATTTACATTGATTATGCAACCTACGTCAAGTTTAGAGGAAAAATTAAGATGTGA
- a CDS encoding translation initiation factor IF-2 subunit gamma, whose translation MTKRRQSEVNIGMVGHVDHGKTSLTRALTGVWTDTHSEELKRGISIRLGYADCEIRKCPKCPEPEAYTIKEVCPKCGSKTKFLRKVSFVDSPGHETLMATMLSGASLMDGAILVIAANEPCPQPQTKEHLMALDILGVKNIIIVQNKIDLVDEEKAWENYKQIKEFVKGTVAENAPIIPISAHHEANLDVLLKAIQDFIPTPERNPELPPRMYVARSFDVNKPGTEIKKLKGGVLGGSIIQGILEVGKEIEIRPGIQVTEGNKTYWKPLTTKIVSLAAGGKGVKKAYPGGLVGVGTELDPSLTKSDYLSGSVLGEPGTLPPVRERITIKAHLLDRVVGSKEELVIEPLRTSEVLMINVGTATTVGVITSARGDIADIKLKLPICADKGDRVALSRRIGSRWRLIGYGIIQ comes from the coding sequence ATGACTAAAAGAAGACAATCAGAAGTTAATATTGGAATGGTGGGGCACGTTGACCATGGAAAAACTTCATTAACAAGGGCATTGACTGGAGTTTGGACTGACACACATAGTGAGGAGTTGAAGAGAGGAATCTCTATTAGGTTGGGATATGCAGATTGTGAAATAAGGAAGTGTCCAAAATGTCCAGAGCCAGAGGCATATACAATAAAGGAAGTCTGTCCTAAATGTGGTTCTAAAACAAAGTTTTTAAGGAAAGTATCTTTTGTTGACTCCCCAGGACATGAGACATTAATGGCTACCATGCTCTCTGGAGCATCTTTAATGGATGGGGCTATTTTGGTTATTGCTGCAAATGAACCATGCCCACAACCTCAAACAAAAGAACATTTAATGGCATTAGATATTTTAGGGGTTAAAAATATCATTATAGTACAGAATAAGATTGATTTAGTTGATGAAGAAAAGGCATGGGAAAACTATAAACAAATTAAGGAGTTTGTAAAGGGAACTGTTGCAGAAAACGCCCCAATAATTCCAATTTCAGCACATCATGAGGCAAATCTTGACGTACTTTTAAAGGCAATCCAAGATTTCATCCCAACACCAGAGAGAAATCCTGAATTACCCCCAAGAATGTATGTTGCAAGAAGTTTTGATGTTAATAAGCCGGGAACTGAAATAAAGAAATTAAAAGGTGGGGTTTTAGGGGGAAGTATTATTCAGGGGATTTTAGAGGTTGGAAAAGAAATTGAAATAAGACCAGGAATCCAAGTTACAGAGGGTAATAAAACATACTGGAAACCATTAACAACAAAGATTGTTTCACTTGCAGCAGGAGGGAAGGGTGTTAAAAAAGCATATCCTGGAGGTTTAGTTGGGGTTGGAACTGAATTGGACCCTTCATTGACAAAATCAGATTACTTAAGCGGTAGTGTTTTAGGAGAGCCGGGAACTTTGCCACCAGTACGTGAGAGAATTACTATAAAAGCACATCTATTGGACAGGGTTGTTGGTTCAAAAGAGGAACTTGTTATAGAGCCATTAAGAACAAGTGAGGTTTTAATGATTAACGTTGGAACTGCAACAACTGTTGGAGTTATCACCTCTGCAAGAGGAGATATTGCAGATATAAAATTAAAACTTCCAATCTGTGCAGATAAAGGGGATAGAGTTGCATTGAGCAGAAGAATCGGTTCAAGATGGAGATTAATTGGATATGGAATTATTCAATAA
- a CDS encoding winged helix-turn-helix domain-containing protein — translation MMRILKTKIDILKLLNERNYTVSELSEKLGKSKSTISEHLNVLYKMGLVEKESYSKWVYYKITDKGKKVLENLESLILILGSIFTLIGIWVYYLRGIRTKEVHVLSKSVANSYTKVGFHQDILFLSFLGISIILLIFIGYLTYKIIRK, via the coding sequence ATGATGAGAATATTAAAAACAAAAATTGATATTCTAAAATTATTGAATGAAAGGAATTATACTGTTTCTGAATTATCAGAAAAATTAGGTAAATCAAAATCAACAATAAGTGAGCATTTGAATGTATTATATAAAATGGGACTAGTTGAAAAAGAGAGTTATAGCAAGTGGGTTTATTATAAAATAACAGATAAGGGAAAGAAGGTTTTAGAGAACTTAGAGTCATTAATTTTAATACTTGGGAGTATATTTACATTAATTGGAATATGGGTTTACTATTTAAGAGGGATAAGAACAAAAGAAGTTCATGTTCTTTCAAAATCAGTTGCCAACTCATATACTAAAGTAGGTTTCCATCAAGATATCTTATTCTTATCTTTTTTAGGAATTTCTATTATTTTATTAATTTTTATCGGTTATCTTACTTATAAAATCATTCGGAAGTAA
- a CDS encoding nucleotidyltransferase domain-containing protein: protein MIEKIKKDFEEFKDKIYGILLYGSYAKNEYTERSDLDICLVGAEKDIYLEILGKLGNKYDIKIFEDLPLYIKMDVIKNHKVIWGDELELSEYFYKFRKTWRDMEKRIRENQFENVREKVFLRRRFNGKKKEIFGKT from the coding sequence ATGATTGAAAAAATAAAGAAGGACTTTGAGGAATTTAAAGATAAGATATATGGTATATTGTTATATGGTTCTTACGCAAAAAATGAATATACAGAGAGAAGTGATTTGGATATTTGTTTGGTTGGGGCTGAAAAAGATATTTATTTAGAAATCTTAGGAAAATTGGGGAATAAATATGACATAAAAATCTTTGAAGACCTCCCACTTTATATAAAAATGGATGTTATAAAAAACCATAAAGTTATTTGGGGAGATGAACTGGAACTTTCAGAATATTTCTACAAATTCAGAAAGACTTGGAGGGATATGGAAAAAAGGATTAGGGAGAATCAGTTTGAAAATGTGAGGGAGAAGGTCTTTTTGAGGAGGAGATTTAATGGAAAGAAAAAAGAGATATTTGGAAAAACTTGA
- the glnA gene encoding type I glutamate--ammonia ligase: MSDIEKVIQFVKENGVKFLRFQFVDILGFPKNVAYPIKEGEKGLDELRDILENGVYFDGSSIAGFVGIQESDMILKPDVSTFSVLPWRPNEKCVARVICDVYRTEGKPFEGDPRSCLKKILDELKEEMNGEYFVGPEPEFFILKRDPHNPHKWVPADDGGYFDVEPLDEAPDIRRDIVLALENLGFHVEASHHEVAPGQHEVDFKFDNALKTADSVVTFKTTIKAIAYKHGLKATFMPKPFFGMNGNGMHCHQSVWLNGEPSFYDPDAKYQLSETCMQYIAGILNHAKAIVAITNPTVNSYKRLVPGYEAPVNIAWANKNRSAIIRVPAARGKGTRIEFRAPDPTCNPYLAFTVMLAAGLDGIKKKMEAPEPVEKNIFKMGEEEKKQLGIESVPSNLKEALDELECDEVLQKALGNHIYENFMEIKREEWDGFRTSITNWELDNYLIY, from the coding sequence ATGAGTGACATAGAAAAGGTAATACAATTTGTAAAGGAAAATGGCGTTAAATTCTTAAGATTCCAGTTTGTTGACATTTTAGGATTCCCAAAGAATGTTGCATACCCAATAAAAGAAGGGGAAAAGGGATTGGATGAATTAAGAGACATTTTAGAAAATGGAGTTTACTTTGACGGTTCCTCAATTGCAGGATTTGTTGGAATTCAAGAATCCGATATGATTTTAAAGCCTGATGTTTCAACATTCTCAGTTCTTCCATGGAGACCAAATGAAAAATGCGTAGCAAGAGTTATCTGTGATGTTTACAGAACAGAAGGAAAACCATTTGAAGGAGATCCAAGAAGTTGTTTAAAGAAAATATTGGATGAATTAAAAGAAGAAATGAATGGGGAGTACTTCGTTGGTCCAGAACCAGAGTTTTTCATATTAAAGAGAGACCCACATAACCCACACAAATGGGTTCCTGCTGACGATGGTGGATACTTTGATGTCGAGCCATTAGACGAAGCACCAGACATTAGAAGAGACATCGTCCTTGCATTAGAAAACCTTGGTTTCCATGTTGAGGCATCCCACCACGAAGTCGCTCCAGGACAGCATGAAGTTGACTTCAAATTTGACAATGCATTAAAAACAGCAGATAGTGTTGTAACATTCAAAACAACAATCAAAGCAATTGCTTACAAGCATGGTTTAAAGGCAACATTCATGCCAAAACCATTCTTTGGAATGAACGGAAACGGTATGCACTGCCACCAAAGTGTCTGGCTTAATGGAGAACCTTCATTCTACGACCCAGATGCAAAATACCAATTAAGTGAAACCTGTATGCAATACATCGCAGGTATATTAAACCACGCTAAGGCAATCGTTGCAATTACAAACCCAACAGTTAACTCATACAAGAGATTAGTTCCAGGTTATGAGGCTCCTGTAAACATCGCATGGGCAAACAAAAACAGAAGTGCTATCATTAGAGTTCCTGCAGCAAGAGGAAAAGGTACAAGAATTGAGTTCAGAGCTCCAGACCCAACATGCAACCCATACTTAGCATTCACAGTAATGCTTGCTGCAGGATTAGATGGAATTAAGAAGAAGATGGAAGCTCCAGAACCAGTTGAGAAGAACATCTTCAAGATGGGTGAAGAAGAGAAGAAACAACTTGGAATTGAATCAGTTCCATCCAACTTGAAAGAAGCATTAGATGAATTAGAATGCGACGAAGTATTGCAAAAAGCATTAGGTAATCACATCTACGAAAACTTCATGGAAATTAAGAGAGAAGAATGGGATGGATTCAGAACTTCAATTACAAACTGGGAGTTGGACAACTACTTGATATACTAA
- a CDS encoding transposase, which produces MSVEVYKLFIPKDEECIAIIREIRWSDRYICPYCGSKDVVLKGKERLFFWWWYGFIHNFKKERGYKEKN; this is translated from the coding sequence ATGAGCGTCGAAGTATATAAGTTATTCATACCAAAGGATGAGGAGTGTATTGCAATTATAAGGGAGATTAGATGGAGTGATAGATATATTTGCCCATATTGTGGTTCGAAAGATGTTGTTTTAAAAGGCAAAGAGCGTTTATTTTTTTGGTGGTGGTATGGATTTATCCATAATTTTAAAAAAGAAAGGGGTTATAAGGAAAAAAATTGA